A single Lactuca sativa cultivar Salinas chromosome 8, Lsat_Salinas_v11, whole genome shotgun sequence DNA region contains:
- the LOC111908637 gene encoding uncharacterized protein LOC111908637 isoform X1: protein MALSVSDLPAMYSLLSNSLSGDVALRKPAESTLAQSENMPGFCSCLMEVITAKDLASQTDVRLMASLYFKNSINRYWRNKRDSSGITNEEKSHLRQKLLSHLREENYQISLTLAVLISKIARIDYPKEWPELFSVLAQQLQSSDVLTSHRIFMILFRTLKELSTKRLASDQKNFAEITSQFFEYSWHLWQTDMKTILNGFSSLTQITNSNASEIHQDELYLTCERWFLCSKIIRQLIVSGFPSDEKSLQEVRPVKEVCPLLLKAIQSLLPYYSSFGEHHLKLFEFIKRACTKVMKILIAIQTRHPYSFGDQNVLPLVMDFCLNKITDPEPEIMSFDQFLIQCMSMAKIVLECKEYKPIMTGRVVDDTVVTLEQRKKNISGAVAGVLSSLLPNERVVLLCNVLIRRYFVLTSNDLEEWHQNPESFHHEQDAVLWSEKLRPCAEALYIVLFHNHSQLLGPVVVSILQEAMSGCPPSVTDMTSGLLLKDAAYGAAAYIYYELSNYLSFKDWFDNALSLELTNDHPNMRIIHRKVALILGQWVSEIKDDTKRPVYCALIRLLQDRDLCVRLAASRSLYFHIEDAAFSQQEFSDLLPVCWKLSFKLIEDVQEFDSKVQVLNTISVLIAYVGDIIPYALELVQFFQKSWEESSGESLLQIQLLNALKNFVVALGYKSPMCYNVLLPVLVSGLNLNSPDELLEDSMQLWEATISNAPSMVPQLLAYFPSLVDILERSFDHLKVAASIIEGYIILGGTEFLSLHASSVAKLFDLVVGNVNDKGLLSILPVIDVLIQCSPSDGPQLISSTLQKMMVICLTGDDRVPTSTAVKASSAAILARILVTNTNFVGQLGSEPSLLMLLQNAGFPVGENILLCLVDVWLDKVDNVNYIQKKTFGFALSIILTLRLPQVLDKLDQILSVCTSVILGGSEDTAEDESSSDSMSSSRPQFPSKEFRRRQQMKIADPINQLSLENSVRENLQTCASLHGDAFNTAMARMHPAALAQLKQALKMT from the exons ATGGCACTCTCAGTCTCCGACTTACCTGCGATGTATTCACTGCTTTCCAATTCACTTAGCGGCGATGTAGCCTTGCGGAAGCCTGCTGAATCGACGCTTGCGCAGTCCGAGAACATGCCGGGGTTCTGTTCTTGTCTAATG GAAGTGATAACTGCAAAGGACTTGGCATCTCAGACTGATGTTCGTTTAATGGCATCATTGTATTTCAAGAACAGTATCAACCGCTACTGGAGAAACAAGCGTGACTCATC GGGTATTACCAATGAGGAGAAGTCACATTTGAGGCAAAAGTTGTTGTCTCACTTGAGAGAGGAGAACTATCAG ATTTCTCTTACCTTGGCTGTTCTAATCTCCAAAATAGCTCGCATTGACTATCCTAAAGAATG GCCTGAGCTCTTTTCTGTTTTAGCCCAACAACTTCAATCATCAGATGTTCTTACTTCACACAGAATCTTTATGATTCTTTTCCGAACATTGAAGGAGTTATCCACCAAACGTCTTGCATCAGATCAAAAGAACTTTGCTGAG ATAACATCCCAGTTTTTTGAGTACAGCTGGCATCTTTGGCAAACTGATATGAAGACCATACTAAATGGCTTCTCTTCCCTTACTCAAATCACAAACTCAAATGCTTCTGAAATCCATCAAGATGAACTTTATTTAACATGTGAAAGATGGTTTCTGTGCTCAAAGATAATCCGTCAGTTGATAGTTTCAGGGTTTCCAAGCGATGAAAAATCTTTACAG GAGGTTCGGCCAGTCAAGGAGGTCTGTCCTTTGCTGTTAAAAGCAATCCAATCTCTCCTTCCATACT ATTCATCTTTTGGGGAACACCATTTGAAactttttgaatttataaaaagggCTTGCACGAAAGTGATGAAGATTTTAATTGCAATCCAGACAAGGCATCCGTATTCTTTTGGTGACCAAAATGTCCTCCCATTAGTCATGGATTTCTGTTTAAATAAAATAACAGATCCTGAACCAGAGATAATGTCATTTGATCAGTTTCTTATTCAATGCATGTCAATGGCAAAAATTGTTCTTGAATGCAAAGAATACAAACCAATCATGACTGGACGTGTGGTAGATGATACTGTAGTAACCCTTGAGCAAAGAAAGAAAAACATTTCTGGAGCTGTTGCAGGGGTACTTTCGTCTCTTTTGCCCAATGAAAGAGTTGTACTCTTGTGTAATGTATTGATAAGAAG GTACTTTGTATTAACATCAAATGATTTGGAGGAGTGGCATCAAAACCCTGAGTCTTTCCACCATGAACAGGATGCAGTTCTTTGGTCTGAGAAACTAAGGCCATGTGCTGAAGCTTTATACATTGTTTTGTTTCACAATCATAGCCAA CTGTTAGGACCTGTTGTTGTTTCAATTCTTCAAGAGGCAATGAGTGGTTGTCCTCCTTCAGTAACTGATATGACTTCAGGCTTGCTTTTAAAAGATGCTGCTTATGGTGCAGCTGCATATATTTATTATGAGCTGTCTAATTATCTCAGCTTTAAGGATTG GTTTGACAATGCTTTATCATTGGAACTCACAAATGATCATCCCAACATGCGGATTATACATAGGAAAGTTGCACTTATTCTTGGTCAATGGGTTTCTGAG ATTAAAGATGACACCAAACGACCAGTCTATTGTGCTCTCATCAGGTTGCTACAGGACAGAGACTTGTGTGTCAgg CTGGCAGCATCTCGTTCATTAtatttccatattgaagatgctGCTTTTTCACAGCAAGAATTTTCTGATCTCCTCCCAGTTTGTTGGAAACTGTCTTTTAAATTGATTGAGGATGTTCAGGAGTTTGATTCCAAG GTTCAAGTGTTGAACACAATCTCTGTGTTGATTGCTTATGTTGGTGACATCATCCCATACGCCCTTGAATTGGTTCAATTTTTTCAAAAG TCTTGGGAGGAATCTTCTGGTGAAAGCCTTCTACAGATTCAGCTTCTAAATGCTTTGAAGAACTTTGTAGTTGCACTTGGGTACAAATCTCCTATGTGCTACAATGTTCTACTCCCTGTTTTAGTTAGTGGACTTAATCTTAATAGCCCAGATGAACTTCTTGAAGACAGTATGCAG CTATGGGAAGCTACaatttccaatgccccttcaatGGTCCCACAACTCCTGGCATACTTCCCATCTCTAGTGGATATACTGGAAAGAAGTTTTGATCACTTAAAG gttgCTGCATCTATCATCGAAGGCTACATAATTTTAGGTGGGACAGAATTTCTGAGTTTGCATGCTTCAAGTGTTGCTAAGCTTTTTGATCTTGTTGTTGGAAATGTGAATGATAAAGGCTTACTTTCTATACTACCTGTCATTGATGTTTTAATTCag TGTTCTCCTTCTGATGGGCCACAGCTGATCAGTAGTACCCTTCag AAAATGATGGTGATATGCTTAACTGGAGATGATCGAGTGCCTACAAGTACAGCTGTAAAGGCATCTTCAGCTGCAATTCTTGCAAGAATTTTGGTGACAAATACAAATTTTGTAGGGCAATTAGGATCAGAGCCTTCACTTTTGATGTTGCTTCAGAATGCTGGTTTCCCTGTTGGGGAGAATATTCTTTTATGTCTTGTTGATGTATGGCTTGACAAG GTTGACAATGTAAATTATATTCAGAAAAAGACATTTGGATTTGCGCTTTCTATAATTCTAACATTAAGGTTGCCTCAAGTACTTGATAAATTAGATCAAATACTAAG TGTATGTACAAGTGTCATATTGGGTGGAAGTGAAGACACAGCTGAAGATGAATCCAG CAGTGATAGTATGAGCTCTAGCAGACCTCAATTCCCAAGTAAAGAATTCAGGAGGAGACAA CAGATGAAAATTGCAGACCCTATAAATCAGTTGTCACTTGAGAATTCAGTGAGGGAGAATCTCCAAACATGTGCCAGTCTACATGGGGATGCCTTCAACACTGCCATGGCTAGAATGCATCCTGCAGCATTAGCCCAACTGAAACAAGCTCTTAAAATGACATAA
- the LOC111908637 gene encoding uncharacterized protein LOC111908637 isoform X2, translated as MALSVSDLPAMYSLLSNSLSGDVALRKPAESTLAQSENMPGFCSCLMEVITAKDLASQTDVRLMASLYFKNSINRYWRNKRDSSGITNEEKSHLRQKLLSHLREENYQISLTLAVLISKIARIDYPKEWPELFSVLAQQLQSSDVLTSHRIFMILFRTLKELSTKRLASDQKNFAEITSQFFEYSWHLWQTDMKTILNGFSSLTQITNSNASEIHQDELYLTCERWFLCSKIIRQLIVSGFPSDEKSLQEVRPVKEVCPLLLKAIQSLLPYYSSFGEHHLKLFEFIKRACTKVMKILIAIQTRHPYSFGDQNVLPLVMDFCLNKITDPEPEIMSFDQFLIQCMSMAKIVLECKEYKPIMTGRVVDDTVVTLEQRKKNISGAVAGVLSSLLPNERVVLLCNVLIRRYFVLTSNDLEEWHQNPESFHHEQDAVLWSEKLRPCAEALYIVLFHNHSQLLGPVVVSILQEAMSGCPPSVTDMTSGLLLKDAAYGAAAYIYYELSNYLSFKDWFDNALSLELTNDHPNMRIIHRKVALILGQWVSEIKDDTKRPVYCALIRLLQDRDLCVRLAASRSLYFHIEDAAFSQQEFSDLLPVCWKLSFKLIEDVQEFDSKVQVLNTISVLIAYVGDIIPYALELVQFFQKSWEESSGESLLQIQLLNALKNFVVALGYKSPMCYNVLLPVLVSGLNLNSPDELLEDSMQLWEATISNAPSMVPQLLAYFPSLVDILERSFDHLKVAASIIEGYIILGGTEFLSLHASSVAKLFDLVVGNVNDKGLLSILPVIDVLIQCSPSDGPQLISSTLQKMMVICLTGDDRVPTSTAVKASSAAILARILVTNTNFVGQLGSEPSLLMLLQNAGFPVGENILLCLVDVWLDKVDNVNYIQKKTFGFALSIILTLRLPQVLDKLDQILSVCTSVILGGSEDTAEDESSSDSMSSSRPQFPSKEFRRRQMKIADPINQLSLENSVRENLQTCASLHGDAFNTAMARMHPAALAQLKQALKMT; from the exons ATGGCACTCTCAGTCTCCGACTTACCTGCGATGTATTCACTGCTTTCCAATTCACTTAGCGGCGATGTAGCCTTGCGGAAGCCTGCTGAATCGACGCTTGCGCAGTCCGAGAACATGCCGGGGTTCTGTTCTTGTCTAATG GAAGTGATAACTGCAAAGGACTTGGCATCTCAGACTGATGTTCGTTTAATGGCATCATTGTATTTCAAGAACAGTATCAACCGCTACTGGAGAAACAAGCGTGACTCATC GGGTATTACCAATGAGGAGAAGTCACATTTGAGGCAAAAGTTGTTGTCTCACTTGAGAGAGGAGAACTATCAG ATTTCTCTTACCTTGGCTGTTCTAATCTCCAAAATAGCTCGCATTGACTATCCTAAAGAATG GCCTGAGCTCTTTTCTGTTTTAGCCCAACAACTTCAATCATCAGATGTTCTTACTTCACACAGAATCTTTATGATTCTTTTCCGAACATTGAAGGAGTTATCCACCAAACGTCTTGCATCAGATCAAAAGAACTTTGCTGAG ATAACATCCCAGTTTTTTGAGTACAGCTGGCATCTTTGGCAAACTGATATGAAGACCATACTAAATGGCTTCTCTTCCCTTACTCAAATCACAAACTCAAATGCTTCTGAAATCCATCAAGATGAACTTTATTTAACATGTGAAAGATGGTTTCTGTGCTCAAAGATAATCCGTCAGTTGATAGTTTCAGGGTTTCCAAGCGATGAAAAATCTTTACAG GAGGTTCGGCCAGTCAAGGAGGTCTGTCCTTTGCTGTTAAAAGCAATCCAATCTCTCCTTCCATACT ATTCATCTTTTGGGGAACACCATTTGAAactttttgaatttataaaaagggCTTGCACGAAAGTGATGAAGATTTTAATTGCAATCCAGACAAGGCATCCGTATTCTTTTGGTGACCAAAATGTCCTCCCATTAGTCATGGATTTCTGTTTAAATAAAATAACAGATCCTGAACCAGAGATAATGTCATTTGATCAGTTTCTTATTCAATGCATGTCAATGGCAAAAATTGTTCTTGAATGCAAAGAATACAAACCAATCATGACTGGACGTGTGGTAGATGATACTGTAGTAACCCTTGAGCAAAGAAAGAAAAACATTTCTGGAGCTGTTGCAGGGGTACTTTCGTCTCTTTTGCCCAATGAAAGAGTTGTACTCTTGTGTAATGTATTGATAAGAAG GTACTTTGTATTAACATCAAATGATTTGGAGGAGTGGCATCAAAACCCTGAGTCTTTCCACCATGAACAGGATGCAGTTCTTTGGTCTGAGAAACTAAGGCCATGTGCTGAAGCTTTATACATTGTTTTGTTTCACAATCATAGCCAA CTGTTAGGACCTGTTGTTGTTTCAATTCTTCAAGAGGCAATGAGTGGTTGTCCTCCTTCAGTAACTGATATGACTTCAGGCTTGCTTTTAAAAGATGCTGCTTATGGTGCAGCTGCATATATTTATTATGAGCTGTCTAATTATCTCAGCTTTAAGGATTG GTTTGACAATGCTTTATCATTGGAACTCACAAATGATCATCCCAACATGCGGATTATACATAGGAAAGTTGCACTTATTCTTGGTCAATGGGTTTCTGAG ATTAAAGATGACACCAAACGACCAGTCTATTGTGCTCTCATCAGGTTGCTACAGGACAGAGACTTGTGTGTCAgg CTGGCAGCATCTCGTTCATTAtatttccatattgaagatgctGCTTTTTCACAGCAAGAATTTTCTGATCTCCTCCCAGTTTGTTGGAAACTGTCTTTTAAATTGATTGAGGATGTTCAGGAGTTTGATTCCAAG GTTCAAGTGTTGAACACAATCTCTGTGTTGATTGCTTATGTTGGTGACATCATCCCATACGCCCTTGAATTGGTTCAATTTTTTCAAAAG TCTTGGGAGGAATCTTCTGGTGAAAGCCTTCTACAGATTCAGCTTCTAAATGCTTTGAAGAACTTTGTAGTTGCACTTGGGTACAAATCTCCTATGTGCTACAATGTTCTACTCCCTGTTTTAGTTAGTGGACTTAATCTTAATAGCCCAGATGAACTTCTTGAAGACAGTATGCAG CTATGGGAAGCTACaatttccaatgccccttcaatGGTCCCACAACTCCTGGCATACTTCCCATCTCTAGTGGATATACTGGAAAGAAGTTTTGATCACTTAAAG gttgCTGCATCTATCATCGAAGGCTACATAATTTTAGGTGGGACAGAATTTCTGAGTTTGCATGCTTCAAGTGTTGCTAAGCTTTTTGATCTTGTTGTTGGAAATGTGAATGATAAAGGCTTACTTTCTATACTACCTGTCATTGATGTTTTAATTCag TGTTCTCCTTCTGATGGGCCACAGCTGATCAGTAGTACCCTTCag AAAATGATGGTGATATGCTTAACTGGAGATGATCGAGTGCCTACAAGTACAGCTGTAAAGGCATCTTCAGCTGCAATTCTTGCAAGAATTTTGGTGACAAATACAAATTTTGTAGGGCAATTAGGATCAGAGCCTTCACTTTTGATGTTGCTTCAGAATGCTGGTTTCCCTGTTGGGGAGAATATTCTTTTATGTCTTGTTGATGTATGGCTTGACAAG GTTGACAATGTAAATTATATTCAGAAAAAGACATTTGGATTTGCGCTTTCTATAATTCTAACATTAAGGTTGCCTCAAGTACTTGATAAATTAGATCAAATACTAAG TGTATGTACAAGTGTCATATTGGGTGGAAGTGAAGACACAGCTGAAGATGAATCCAG CAGTGATAGTATGAGCTCTAGCAGACCTCAATTCCCAAGTAAAGAATTCAGGAGGAGACAA ATGAAAATTGCAGACCCTATAAATCAGTTGTCACTTGAGAATTCAGTGAGGGAGAATCTCCAAACATGTGCCAGTCTACATGGGGATGCCTTCAACACTGCCATGGCTAGAATGCATCCTGCAGCATTAGCCCAACTGAAACAAGCTCTTAAAATGACATAA
- the LOC111908637 gene encoding uncharacterized protein LOC111908637 isoform X3 encodes MALSVSDLPAMYSLLSNSLSGDVALRKPAESTLAQSENMPGFCSCLMEVITAKDLASQTDVRLMASLYFKNSINRYWRNKRDSSGITNEEKSHLRQKLLSHLREENYQISLTLAVLISKIARIDYPKEWPELFSVLAQQLQSSDVLTSHRIFMILFRTLKELSTKRLASDQKNFAEITSQFFEYSWHLWQTDMKTILNGFSSLTQITNSNASEIHQDELYLTCERWFLCSKIIRQLIVSGFPSDEKSLQEVRPVKEVCPLLLKAIQSLLPYYSSFGEHHLKLFEFIKRACTKVMKILIAIQTRHPYSFGDQNVLPLVMDFCLNKITDPEPEIMSFDQFLIQCMSMAKIVLECKEYKPIMTGRVVDDTVVTLEQRKKNISGAVAGVLSSLLPNERVVLLCNVLIRRYFVLTSNDLEEWHQNPESFHHEQDAVLWSEKLRPCAEALYIVLFHNHSQLLGPVVVSILQEAMSGCPPSVTDMTSGLLLKDAAYGAAAYIYYELSNYLSFKDWFDNALSLELTNDHPNMRIIHRKVALILGQWVSEIKDDTKRPVYCALIRLLQDRDLCVRLAASRSLYFHIEDAAFSQQEFSDLLPVCWKLSFKLIEDVQEFDSKVQVLNTISVLIAYVGDIIPYALELVQFFQKSWEESSGESLLQIQLLNALKNFVVALGYKSPMCYNVLLPVLVSGLNLNSPDELLEDSMQLWEATISNAPSMVPQLLAYFPSLVDILERSFDHLKVAASIIEGYIILGGTEFLSLHASSVAKLFDLVVGNVNDKGLLSILPVIDVLIQCSPSDGPQLISSTLQKMMVICLTGDDRVPTSTAVKASSAAILARILVTNTNFVGQLGSEPSLLMLLQNAGFPVGENILLCLVDVWLDKVDNVNYIQKKTFGFALSIILTLRLPQVLDKLDQILSVCTSVILGGSEDTAEDESSDSMSSSRPQFPSKEFRRRQQMKIADPINQLSLENSVRENLQTCASLHGDAFNTAMARMHPAALAQLKQALKMT; translated from the exons ATGGCACTCTCAGTCTCCGACTTACCTGCGATGTATTCACTGCTTTCCAATTCACTTAGCGGCGATGTAGCCTTGCGGAAGCCTGCTGAATCGACGCTTGCGCAGTCCGAGAACATGCCGGGGTTCTGTTCTTGTCTAATG GAAGTGATAACTGCAAAGGACTTGGCATCTCAGACTGATGTTCGTTTAATGGCATCATTGTATTTCAAGAACAGTATCAACCGCTACTGGAGAAACAAGCGTGACTCATC GGGTATTACCAATGAGGAGAAGTCACATTTGAGGCAAAAGTTGTTGTCTCACTTGAGAGAGGAGAACTATCAG ATTTCTCTTACCTTGGCTGTTCTAATCTCCAAAATAGCTCGCATTGACTATCCTAAAGAATG GCCTGAGCTCTTTTCTGTTTTAGCCCAACAACTTCAATCATCAGATGTTCTTACTTCACACAGAATCTTTATGATTCTTTTCCGAACATTGAAGGAGTTATCCACCAAACGTCTTGCATCAGATCAAAAGAACTTTGCTGAG ATAACATCCCAGTTTTTTGAGTACAGCTGGCATCTTTGGCAAACTGATATGAAGACCATACTAAATGGCTTCTCTTCCCTTACTCAAATCACAAACTCAAATGCTTCTGAAATCCATCAAGATGAACTTTATTTAACATGTGAAAGATGGTTTCTGTGCTCAAAGATAATCCGTCAGTTGATAGTTTCAGGGTTTCCAAGCGATGAAAAATCTTTACAG GAGGTTCGGCCAGTCAAGGAGGTCTGTCCTTTGCTGTTAAAAGCAATCCAATCTCTCCTTCCATACT ATTCATCTTTTGGGGAACACCATTTGAAactttttgaatttataaaaagggCTTGCACGAAAGTGATGAAGATTTTAATTGCAATCCAGACAAGGCATCCGTATTCTTTTGGTGACCAAAATGTCCTCCCATTAGTCATGGATTTCTGTTTAAATAAAATAACAGATCCTGAACCAGAGATAATGTCATTTGATCAGTTTCTTATTCAATGCATGTCAATGGCAAAAATTGTTCTTGAATGCAAAGAATACAAACCAATCATGACTGGACGTGTGGTAGATGATACTGTAGTAACCCTTGAGCAAAGAAAGAAAAACATTTCTGGAGCTGTTGCAGGGGTACTTTCGTCTCTTTTGCCCAATGAAAGAGTTGTACTCTTGTGTAATGTATTGATAAGAAG GTACTTTGTATTAACATCAAATGATTTGGAGGAGTGGCATCAAAACCCTGAGTCTTTCCACCATGAACAGGATGCAGTTCTTTGGTCTGAGAAACTAAGGCCATGTGCTGAAGCTTTATACATTGTTTTGTTTCACAATCATAGCCAA CTGTTAGGACCTGTTGTTGTTTCAATTCTTCAAGAGGCAATGAGTGGTTGTCCTCCTTCAGTAACTGATATGACTTCAGGCTTGCTTTTAAAAGATGCTGCTTATGGTGCAGCTGCATATATTTATTATGAGCTGTCTAATTATCTCAGCTTTAAGGATTG GTTTGACAATGCTTTATCATTGGAACTCACAAATGATCATCCCAACATGCGGATTATACATAGGAAAGTTGCACTTATTCTTGGTCAATGGGTTTCTGAG ATTAAAGATGACACCAAACGACCAGTCTATTGTGCTCTCATCAGGTTGCTACAGGACAGAGACTTGTGTGTCAgg CTGGCAGCATCTCGTTCATTAtatttccatattgaagatgctGCTTTTTCACAGCAAGAATTTTCTGATCTCCTCCCAGTTTGTTGGAAACTGTCTTTTAAATTGATTGAGGATGTTCAGGAGTTTGATTCCAAG GTTCAAGTGTTGAACACAATCTCTGTGTTGATTGCTTATGTTGGTGACATCATCCCATACGCCCTTGAATTGGTTCAATTTTTTCAAAAG TCTTGGGAGGAATCTTCTGGTGAAAGCCTTCTACAGATTCAGCTTCTAAATGCTTTGAAGAACTTTGTAGTTGCACTTGGGTACAAATCTCCTATGTGCTACAATGTTCTACTCCCTGTTTTAGTTAGTGGACTTAATCTTAATAGCCCAGATGAACTTCTTGAAGACAGTATGCAG CTATGGGAAGCTACaatttccaatgccccttcaatGGTCCCACAACTCCTGGCATACTTCCCATCTCTAGTGGATATACTGGAAAGAAGTTTTGATCACTTAAAG gttgCTGCATCTATCATCGAAGGCTACATAATTTTAGGTGGGACAGAATTTCTGAGTTTGCATGCTTCAAGTGTTGCTAAGCTTTTTGATCTTGTTGTTGGAAATGTGAATGATAAAGGCTTACTTTCTATACTACCTGTCATTGATGTTTTAATTCag TGTTCTCCTTCTGATGGGCCACAGCTGATCAGTAGTACCCTTCag AAAATGATGGTGATATGCTTAACTGGAGATGATCGAGTGCCTACAAGTACAGCTGTAAAGGCATCTTCAGCTGCAATTCTTGCAAGAATTTTGGTGACAAATACAAATTTTGTAGGGCAATTAGGATCAGAGCCTTCACTTTTGATGTTGCTTCAGAATGCTGGTTTCCCTGTTGGGGAGAATATTCTTTTATGTCTTGTTGATGTATGGCTTGACAAG GTTGACAATGTAAATTATATTCAGAAAAAGACATTTGGATTTGCGCTTTCTATAATTCTAACATTAAGGTTGCCTCAAGTACTTGATAAATTAGATCAAATACTAAG TGTATGTACAAGTGTCATATTGGGTGGAAGTGAAGACACAGCTGAAGATGAATCCAG TGATAGTATGAGCTCTAGCAGACCTCAATTCCCAAGTAAAGAATTCAGGAGGAGACAA CAGATGAAAATTGCAGACCCTATAAATCAGTTGTCACTTGAGAATTCAGTGAGGGAGAATCTCCAAACATGTGCCAGTCTACATGGGGATGCCTTCAACACTGCCATGGCTAGAATGCATCCTGCAGCATTAGCCCAACTGAAACAAGCTCTTAAAATGACATAA